Within the Medicago truncatula cultivar Jemalong A17 chromosome 4, MtrunA17r5.0-ANR, whole genome shotgun sequence genome, the region ACCGTTCTAGATATTCTCCTCGGAGCCGATCCTTGTGCAGCATTGAGCCCACCATCCATCTCAGTATACACAACCGGAAAATGACTCTCCCCGGCACTTCTTCCACCGGAGAATCTCCCAACAGCGAATCCACCACCGGGTAACCTCCATATCGTTAACCCGATAGCTTCTTCATCAATTTGACCAGAAACCCTAGTTTCAAGAGGATTGTTGAGATCAGAAGGAAGCTCATGGCGGCACACCGGGCACGAGTTTCTCACTGTCAGCCATGGAAGAATGCAATCGGAATGGTATAAATGTTTGCAAGGCAACTCACGCGCCTCCGCGTGTAGCTCAAACTCTTCTTTGCAAACGGCGCAGTGTAATTCACAACTAACGTGTTCTTCACAGATCTCAACAGTCGGCATCGATTCAATCGCCGCTTTTGACGCCGGTGGATTCTCCGGCCGTCCAAAACCATTCATCTCGATCTGAGAAAACTGCTCCAACAACCGATCAAATCCAGATCCAAGCAAAAACTCCGAAACCGTCGGTGGTAGAGGACGTAACCCCGAACCATCACCGTCATCGTAGAAAAGTTCAAAAGCGCTACCACCAGCACCAGCGCCGTCTTCTCCGACTCCATCATCACCGGCTCCACGAAGAACGATGACAGGATTGAAAGGTGAACGACTACCAGCGTCACGACGGCGACGGCGGAAGCCTTGTCGGCGAGAAGAAACGGTATCCGCAGGAAAAGGACTTAGACGGTGATGCGGGGATTCGCCGGCGGCGATCTCTTCGACGAAACCGTTATCGCAGTGAGGACAAACGATGAGGGTGTGATCGGATAGATTGATGAAGCGTGTGCAACTGTAGCACCAGTACGACGGCGTTTCGGGTGAGGATTCAGAATTCATCACGTTCTTGTTAGAGTCTtcttctagagagagaaagaaggtaGAGGGAGAAAGTGTGTGAAGATTAAGATGAAATGGGAAAGGGTGGATGAATTTAAGGGATTTTGAAGAAAGAGAGGAGCGTGTGTGAAACTGTGAAGAATGGAATGAAAAGAAACGAAACGAGAAACGTTTGCGTGTTAAACCACGCGTGTTtcgattttgaaaaaggaacaaTCAAAGCAATTTCTTACTCGTTAATTAATACttttttaatactaatttttagACTAATACTCATTAATTAATTGTAGTATTGTTTGTTTACTTGTTGaagagtaaaaaataatgacgAACTCGGTGACCTACGGCTGAAAACAGAGTAGGAATGGCGAAATCAGTCAGTGTAAATAAAAAGGGACTGAAATGGCTGGTTAAACAGGTtagagtaaaataaaaaaactaataacaTAAGAATTTAGgtgaatttttttgttactttgttaatacatttttttaggtgaatttcttttttacatTGACATATTTTTAGGTGTATTCTCAATGGTTGaatcattgtatttttttttacgtaatttttttttttacaaaaaataacgatattcattcattcaaatcgatagagtacatcagatacaaacattgctaaaaacgtaaagagtggatctgcgaacaaactcacagcaccaagttaatagcatcaacggcaaaatgcctacaaataatatgataaaacctaagTCACTGAAATACCCAtgtttccggatctgcaacgttgacgtccaaatcattgcttgaatttgtaattgattgatgtagatctttcaataggaactgAACAAACTCCGCgacaagacgcgaaatcaatcgccgcacaagacgacgaacaacaaaatgccgcacttagacgacgaaatcatacaaaaaaatacaaaatggacaacttgatagatgtgaaaatcacttatttagattgaaagaaaaggggaaaaaagatgtagagggatgattctaggtcaaaaaaatgacctaaaaccacctcTCCTCGATGAACGtagaagaaagaaagtttagagagaatTTAAAGTTTCTTTCACTAGAAAACTAGGGCCGACTTTTTACGTGAATTTATTGTTTGCTTtattaatacatttttatttataaattaatcatatagtttttttttttacatattaatcATCTAGTTTGTTTGTCAATAATTGAACTATAATTTGAAGTCTTCGTCAATTTTATCTCAAATTTTACTCCCTCTTATCatatttacaataaaaaattatttttttattcgtTAATTAATTGATGTATCAGGTCTATATATAggtcaaatatattatttattcgatgaacctaaaaagttactttttacttttaaatatgATCGAGACGAGTATTTTAAAGAATTATATTgaatatgattatgattctatcgATCTCAAATTCGATATactaatgattttttaaatagttaaaaattaaggtttttttttttagtctttcaACTAAAATTGGTAGACTctaccaccaaaaaaaattacttttagaCATATCAATGATTTTGTGATAAAATACACAAAATTACACTAGAGTCGTTGTGATTTTCCCGATTTAAAGTGACTTATATATCAAACATGGTACATCTTCTTATAAGTGATTAAACTAGTTTGTTATATTGTGATGGTCTAGTTTTTTAGTCAAACCCAACAAATgttgataaataatatttttattgttagCTGCACCCATCTCTCTTGtctttcttcctctctcttctttcattcTCAAACCTTAGCGtcatccctttcttcttcttctttttttttagaggggtgatttaggatCAATTTTGAACCAAAAATTACCCAtccgaattgtttttccttctatcgtaattgaataagtgatttcacatattttctctgttttctttcgtttgtttttgcaATTTCGTCGTCTGtgaacgactctgtttgttttaatttctcgTCTTTGTATggtgtgtttttatttttcgtcTTAGtgtggtgtttatttgattcaggttgaaagattagctttgagcaagtgtagatccgatcaatgacaatgactttggtgtcgtcaacgttgcagatccggagacatgggTAATCCCGAGacataaatatagtcatattactCATATCTGTAGGCATAAGTACTtcgccgttttatgctattaacgtGGATGTTGTATCAtagattcatcatttttgtttttagcgaaattggatttgtattgtatcgatgtactctatcaatttgaatgaatgaatatcatttatttttgtcaaaagaaaattaataataatatatttttattgttatattacattttgtaatttgtctttTCTTACTGTTGTAATTTGTGTTAAACTTATGgtaaaatatttgtaatttgtGTTTTCTTCCTCTTGTAATTTGTGTTAAACTTATGGtaaaatattactccctccgatccttattataagaaataattaactttttagattcattgaataattaatgtatcttgttataaatatagactagatacatcattcaaatgaatctaaaaaatcaattattttttacaagatacattaattattcaatgaatctaaaaagttaattatttcttataataaggatgagtaattgattatttaattgaaaaaattgtgAGCCTCAGCTTAGGGAGGAAATGCGATACAAGATGTTGTAATTTGCgctaaatttataatttgacaGCTTTTTACACTCATTGTAAGAAATTAATTGATTGTTTAATTGAGAACACTTAtggtaaaaaattaattgataattgaattgAGAAAAAATGTGAGCCTCAAGTTAAGGAGAAAATATGGTACAAGATATTGAGTGTTGACCGTGGACTATCTTGCTAGAGACGCCGAATTTGATTTGAACGGGAAAATATTGAAATGATAATAATATCTGAAATATCATTACTGTGGCTGTGACCGGAGTTAAGATTCCTTAAACGAGGAAAATCTAGAGAAGGTGGTCCTCCTCCGTCGTCACCATACTATACACGGCTTGTGATGTTGCGTTTTCGTTGGTCTTTTTGGTCTTAACTTTTCTATCTTATCATAACTTTACTCTTGACCATTGTGGTCCCCACCTGCCACTCCTTTTTTCACTTTCACGCCTCCTTTTTCCTTTCCTTAAGTCTACAttcttccttttattttttaaaattatatttattttctttttcatccgctattcaatattttttaaagaatgtttatagcatttcatcGATAATTAGAATACAAATACAATCgggtatttcaaaataaatagtgGGATTAACTACTTCGATGGCCTCTTGAGCAAGAGCATAAACGACCATATTTGTTTGTCGTCGATTAAACTCAACCCTAGAGTATGTGAAACTGGAGGAAAGAGTGTTCTGACATGCTGCAATTATTTTGTAGAACTCTGTAACATCAATTTTGTTCGATAAAACATCAGCAATTGTTGTTTTGGAGTCGACGTTGTCAAACTGCATGTCCCTTATCCAATGTAATGTGTGATATAGGGCTCGTTTGGATTATgtttattttgagcttatgcaaataaataagtttttatgttaatttataagttctcacggacaaaaattgtatttttataaactattaAACTACATTTACAAACTTATGAATAATGCATTACATAattgttttgcataagctcaaaataatcCTAATCCAAACGGTAGCATAAAGCAAGTGCTTCCCATACATTGACAGGCACCAGGGGCGAGAGACTCATGGTCTTGGCTAACATGTAAGCACCTTCAGCATCACGTGAACATATTCATATCTCAACCTAGTTCAAAGCAGGTGAAAACAATGCATCAATGTTGCTTTCATATGACCCAATGAATCATGTCTGGAACACCGGAAGTTCGTAGCTGCTCCTGAACAACAGCATGAGAATGCATGACAGCAACAGAATGAGCATTCCCATGTTGTCGTCTTGGTGAAGAGTGAGTTGCCAGCCATTCATCCATGATGTGTCGAGAACGATCCACAACTCGAGCACATAATTCATTCTCGTTTTGccaaattttaaattatggtGCTTCCAAATGCTCCAAATGAGTGACGAAATTCCAAGTGCAACTGTTTCAAAAGGAGGAAAATTACTTCACTTGTTGTTGATGTGGACTGGACTGCATGTTGCACTTAATGCCATAACCCTGCAAATTGCCAAACTTGAACAGAAAACGGGCattgaaagaaaatatgttCGAGATCTTCTTCCTGATGCTCGTAACTAACACAATAAGTCGGGCACTAAACCCCTTTATCTTTTAGTTGCATTCTAGTTGGTAAAATCTCGTCCAACATATCATCCACATGAGATTTTTTAATCTTTGGAGGGACCTTCAATCTCCAAATACCCATCCAAAATTCCGGACACCGTAAATGAGTAGTATCCATAAGATCTTCCACACAAAGCCTAAACGTGCTTTTAACTGAATAAATCCCATTCTTTTCCGCCTTCCAAATCAACTTGTCATTTGTTACCTGGTTGACCAGCGACGTATTCAGGACATCATATGCAATATCTTTGCTAAAAACCTATTGAATAAAAGGAACATCCCAACATTTGGTCTCATCATCAATCAAGCTATCAACACAAAAATTACGGACAAAGTCAGCACCAGGTAAATTATCGTTGATAGATCGACCATCTTTGATCCATGGTTCGTCCAAGATGGAAATGGTAGCACATGTACCTACCTGCGCCACCTAACTTCATTGCGAACAATTAAACAGGCTTGGAGAATATTGTCCCAAACATAGCTCGGGTTATCTCCCAATCTGGCTGTGAGGAACTCCGAGTTAGGAAGTAACGAGCTTTAAAAAGACAAGTAACCAGAGACTCGGGATTTGTTTGGAATTTCCACCCTTGCTTGGCAAGCATAGCTAAATTAAAAGCCGGTAAATCTATAAATCCCACGCCAGCATGAACCTTATGCATTAATAGTTTCTTCCATGACAGCCAACTGATTCCCCTATTATTCGCACCACCGTGACCCCACCAAAAGAAATTCTTCATGACATATGAAGAAATAGCATGTAATATTGATTTAATCATAACCATGTGACTAGCTTTCAATAAACACTTGCTACTCTCATAATTGATACGCTACCACACTTTGTCTCTGATATAAGAGAAAGTTAAAGCACGATCTCTTATAACCATTGATGGAAGCCCTAGATACTTACATTACATGTGCCCAGAACGTCTTGAACCCCAATAATATTTGTAATGGAAGCTTTCAAGGCATCAAAAACATTTTGGTTGCAATAAATTTCTGAAATAGGTAAACTGATAGCTTGCCCCGATGCCGCCTTATAAGTGATAAGGATGTTCTTCATGACTTGTGTTTGACCTTCATCTgctttaaagaaaagaaaacaatcatCGGCGAACAAAAGATGTGAGATAGATGGAGCTCCTCTGCATATAGAAATACCAGATATGATTCTATGTTCCTCCGCGTCTCGGATAAGAGACGACAAACCTTCAACacacaaaataaacatataaggCGATAAGGGATCACCTTGTCGGAGACCCCGACCTGGAATGAATGGTCCCACTGCGTCATTATTTACTAAAACCGAGAAATCAACAGTCTCTACACACATAGACATCTAGTAAATCCACCTATTGTTAAAACCCGTTTTCACCATAACTGCCCTCTAGTGGTATGCTTTTAATGTCGTATAGTTCTAACTCTTAGCAAGTAGgagtaataataaaatgaaatcgaAGAACCATGTTAATCCAAGGTTCATACAATCACTCAAGTAAGATGTTGATAtttggagaaaaaattgaagttgCAACAATAATCCTATTTCAAGAAACAAGTTAATCCAAAtctcaataatcataacatAAGTGAGTGTTTGGCTATTTGGcatgaaagaaaaagagtaCATCCAATGACAATGTAATAAAAATTACTAATATTTAGTTAAGTACTTTGATATGGAAGCTTGCCTATATGATTCTTCTTGATTCTAATTGTCTACTTTtcattgtttaaaataaaaatccaattttttcatcCTATGTTTAATAAGTGCAGACTAATTTGCATTATTTCATATATTGTtaccagtggcggagccataAATTTTATCGAGCTTGGGTAAAATTTTGACCGCAtattcacatgtgacataatatataaacagtcaTAGAACGAAATAAAAGAGGCTCGTCATTTTATCGATAACTGGTTGACTTCCAACTTATAAGATTCTTTTACTAGCTTATTGGCAGAGCTTGATAACTGGTGGActtccaactttttttttgaaggatggtGGACTTTCAACTTTTGTTGATGTTGGTGATAGCTTTGGTGCACCCTGCTATCGTTGCATATCCACAAATTAGAAgttaaaatctgatttattatgCCATGTTGTAGAAATAATTGTAAGTTTTTTTAGGTATGAAGTGATCGTGAATTGTAACttgatatttgtcattttgtctAATAAGCTAATATGAATAgtgattcaaattttgttacCATAAATTAAATGAGCAATGAAgtatacataaattttaatttttgtgagTATTGGTTTGGGTGAATGGTATAATAGTTCATAGTTAAGGAGAATTATTCTAGTTAAGTCaattcaaaaatttattctaaaaattgattatagtaatcaatttcaaattccaatggtatttattatattctttaaaataattttagtggtaattttatgaattattcatttttagaatttatagtagaatataaaatataaaaaataaaataaaacaatgataagTTTTAGTGACAGCAACAACCATAGGTAGCGGTCCATAATGTTAAAATGGTCTCCTTAGAATTACATATGTTTCGTCCGTAGGTAAAAGTGGAAAACATGTAGTGACAACAATTTGGCAATGAGAGACGGATTTAGCTACGGAAATTTGCCCTATAGTGACGTATATCGGCTGTCACTACAAATCAAATTTCTTGTAGCGATACAAAGAAAGTATGGGTTGAGTCCGGGCTCGTGCCCAGACTAGTTGGGTGGCAAATCCGCCCCTGACTGTTACAGAATATTGTAATAGAACATTTAAAATGAAGCTAAAAATGGTTGTGATCCAATACTAATGTTATTCTCATGACAGTAATTTCAATCCCCAAGCAAAATCtttaaaacaaaagcaaaaattaTTCGTCTCTTAGTGTGATCATATCTAATTATCCATTGTCCCACAAGTGTCAATAACAATATTAATCCATTTAATGTTGTGGGTTCAGCTTGTATCCCGTTTGAGAAACTCATGTTGTATCCATAGACAAATTCATTTTATCCCATTTTAATTATCTGTCATTATAATAAgaaacaataaacaaaataagagaaaacaaagataaagaaaaaaaaaaaacttaattatgaCCTTACATATGAAATGTTGGCAAAAACTTATGAAATGTGCTAcgtataaatttttaagtctTGATCTACTGTCATTGAAATGATAAAATCATAACCCATCGTGATAATATTTATTATGTCATACGTTGCATATGTAATTGATCGCAAAGAAATAAtacttaaatattttaatatactttATCATAAAAACAACTTTGAACACGAAAATAACTTTATAGTGCTTATAAGAAATTGATTTTGTCCTTAGCACATTTCACAAAAGAAGCTAATAGTGTCAGAAAACTCACCCTTTgccaaagaaagaaagaaaaggacaaAAATGAAGTCAACAAAATCTAGTCTATAAAACAATTGAGTTCATTgactaaaatgaaattgacACATCTAGTCTAATAGATAATTGACAATGTCTAGTCTAATAATTGGCAAAATATTATCATACTTCTCAAAGCCTTGTATTGTATGGATTAAACATGAAAGCTAATTGAGTTCATTGTTGAGTTACTGTTGTGTAtgacaaaagataaaaaaaatagtcaaacCAAAGAAATTATTTAAAGTGACTTATTGGTTAAGCCTATGAAAAACCTCTTCCATAAACTTGAAACATATGTGCGCAAATCCAGATATATAAACAATTCACAAACTTTCAAAGAAGTCAAACAAAGAAACTTAATAAAACAACGTTCCAATATTGCAGGGATGAATAACTTTGATATTGTGCAACAAAAATATGCAGAACTCAAGCTTAGACATATACATAACATAGAAATGAAATAAGTACTTGGTTAAAAAAATTGCTTTGGTTGTTATATAAATGAAGTAAACTTAGGCATGAACTCTATTACTCGATCTTTTAAAATAGTATGTAGAgtagtgctagcaacactctctcaAACACCCACTTcattattggtttaaatcaagGTGGGTCTTACACATTAGAAATGAGTTCCACTTAAAGTCATGGGACATGCATTAGTTTCATCCAATAAGAGAGTgggtgttagagagagtgttgaaaagagagtgtcaTTAGCATTACTCGTGCATATTTACTAGTCATATATCTATGTCAGATGTCAAACAAAAGCCAACTAGTTTCTTGACAATGTCAAATATATGCTTTAGAAATGATTCagtaccaaaactaaaaaacacattttctatTACAAAAAATTGCATGTTAACAATGTCTTGGTAATGTCAGATATATGCTTTATAGCTTCTTGTACCAGTCTATCTAATGGAAAACTATTTGACAATGTGTTTCAACAGATAAAAAGATTTGAACATGTGtcaaagagaggaaaaaaaatacaaattaaacacATCAACATCTACATATACCAAGACCCCCTCATATAAACTTGTTTTATGAGATATTATCTACACTCATACTATGCAATTATTAGTCCCttgattaatttcaatatttcattttggtctcttaattaATAAAGTTATGTTTTAGTCCCTAATATATGCTTTTGTTAGCCAATCTAGTCCCTTCCTATTTGAACCCAAAatatctatggtggaccaccaTTGTAGGCGTACCACTGTAGACCTTattactttatttaattttagtcatttaatcattttaaaacaaaatagaccATTTGATCATGCAAGACCATTGGATCTAATAATGCACCACCAGcacatgatttttctttcattttcttccttctatttcTTCTTAATATTCATCCATCTTCATAtgcattcaaattcaaacccaaaaaaaatatataaaaaaataaagtaaaaccCAAATTC harbors:
- the LOC11414430 gene encoding E3 ubiquitin-protein ligase RDUF2 yields the protein MNSESSPETPSYWCYSCTRFINLSDHTLIVCPHCDNGFVEEIAAGESPHHRLSPFPADTVSSRRQGFRRRRRDAGSRSPFNPVIVLRGAGDDGVGEDGAGAGGSAFELFYDDGDGSGLRPLPPTVSEFLLGSGFDRLLEQFSQIEMNGFGRPENPPASKAAIESMPTVEICEEHVSCELHCAVCKEEFELHAEARELPCKHLYHSDCILPWLTVRNSCPVCRHELPSDLNNPLETRVSGQIDEEAIGLTIWRLPGGGFAVGRFSGGRSAGESHFPVVYTEMDGGLNAAQGSAPRRISRTVRAHRVRESHGIGRVFRNFFSFFGRIGSRSNLNSNSGTGNVASVSRSRSLVNSMFSRNSRRRRRALELED